From a single Sorghum bicolor cultivar BTx623 chromosome 5, Sorghum_bicolor_NCBIv3, whole genome shotgun sequence genomic region:
- the LOC8070673 gene encoding protein transport protein SEC31, with protein MAGQHPYHLNAGSSSSQPPTPNPFEQQPIQHPYHTYAGSSEQQPIQGPTQQQQPIRDSMSSSRRRPSSSSRRSRTQNQQQHQVPDLNQQQPNNMLTPEQTQFLLQNGINPENIVFYFAQGFGAEEIAGLYNLNLPEQLWTINNQPLPHADNEPRPNINNQHLPHAQNEPPQADYQLEPAQDFNMQPPPQHQQYSEQQAPPQNFNNMAPSQNNNMPPPQNFNNNPYYQQGSGSHSSARSATERMLAFAERCNITPEDTPNEWLALNRIVANPQRVLFFFSSSDYGRKLIIQRDAEEIANNINHPPRWEW; from the exons ATGGCTGGACAACACCCATACCACCTCAACGCCGGTAGCTCCAGCTCACAGCCACCCACGCCCAATCCCTTCGAGCAGCAGCCGATCCAACACCCATACCACACCTACGCCGGCAGCTCCGAGCAGCAGCCTATCCAGGGCCcaacccagcagcagcagccgatcCGGGATAGTATGAGCAGCAGCCGCCGTcgacccagcagcagcagccgccgatCGCGAACCCAAAACCAGCAGCAGCACCAGGTCCCGGACCTGAACCAGCAGCAGCCCAACAATATGCTTACACCCGAGCAGACACAATTCTTGCTGCAAAACGGGATTAATCCAGAGAACATAGTGTTCTACTTCGCACAGGGGTTTGGCGCCGAAGAGATAGCCGGCCTCTACAACCTGAACTTGCCAGAGCAACTCTGGACCATCAACAACCAACCTCTCCCTCACGCAGACAATGAACCACGGCCGAACATCAACAACCAACATCTCCCTCATGCACAAAATGAACCCCCTCAGGCAGACTATCAACTAGAGCCGGCCCAGGACTTCAACATGCAACCTCCCCCTCAG CACCAGCAATACTCTGAACAGCAGGCGCCGCCCCAGAACTTCAACAACATGGCACCGTCCCAAAACAACAACATGCCGCCGCCCCAGAACTTCAACAACAATCCATATTATCAGCAG GGCTCCGGCAGTCACTCAAGTGCACGCTCGGCTACCGAGCGTATGTTGGCATTCGCAGAAAGGTGTAACATTACTCCGGAAGATACCCCCAATGAATGGCTCGCGCTAAATCGGATAGTGGCCAACCCTCAGAGGgtgcttttctttttttcgtCTAGTGACTACGGAAGAAAGCTTATCATCCAAAGGGATGCGGAAGAGATCGCGAACAACATCAATCACCCTCCCCGCTGGGAATGGTGA